In Anaerococcus prevotii DSM 20548, the genomic window TTCGATTATTGTCTTATAATCTATATTTTTCTTTTCTTTTACTTCGTGAGTACCATCGTTAGTTCCCTTACCTACTTGGATAAGTGCGTCTTCTGCTGGATCTTCTGTGACAGTTGGTTCGCCATCTACTTTAGAATTTTTAATTGTCCAAGTTGTAGTCTTTGTACCAACCTTACCTGGTTTTGCAATTCTGTACTCACCCTTCTTAAGGTCGTCTACTTCTTCAACCTTATATTTGAATGGTAGTTCTTCCTTGTGTTCTACCTTGCCTTCGGTATTTCTACCTACTTTTATAATTCTCTTTGTAGGAGCCTTAGTTTCAGTAAATTCACCTGTTTCAGTTTTTGTTACATTGCCATCTTCAATTGTAAGAGTAATATCTCTCTTCTTTTCTCCAGCTTCGCCTTTTTGAACTTCTTTAGTTTCACCTGGAGCAAGGCTGTCATCAAATTGGATTTCAGTTTCAAATCCTATTTCAACTTTTTCTTCGATTTTGTGAGTGCCATCATTTACGCCTTCTCCAACGTGGATTACTCTGTCTTCAGCTTTTTCTATAACCTCTTCTTTAGTCTTTGTATCGTCAATCTTGGAATCCTTAATAGTGTAAGTTACCTTCTTAGATCCCTTTTTACCTTCAGTGATAACTTTTATCTCACCTTTTTTGAGTGTAGGATCTTTTTCTACCTTGGTTTCGAAAGGAATTTCTAGAGTTTTTTCTACTTTTCCATTTGTACCATAGGCCACGAATTGAACTTCTGTTGTCTTTGTTCCTGCTTCAACCTTATTGCCTTCTGCGTCTTCTTCATAGTAGTGGGCTGTTACCGGTACATTTAGTAGGGCGCCGTCAATTGACTTACCTTCTTCTGCGTTTGGTACAGTAGCAGTTACCTTACCAGTTGTTTCATCGATTGAAACATTCCAAGTATTGCCCTTATCATCTGTGTATGTTTTTGAGTCTAGGGTAAACTTGCCTGGTCTTCTGTTGTATCTATCTTCTTCATTTAGGATTACATCTGAAGAAAGGGTGTCTCCTTCCTTACCAGCCTTAGCATTGTAGCGAGGAGTCATATTAGCCTTTTCTTCGATTACGAAGTAGGCATTTACTTCTTCGGTTACGTCCTCTCGTGGTTTTTGTTCATCTACATAGTGAGCAACTACAGGTACTGTAAGTTTTTCTCCACCGTCAAAGGCTGTAGGGTCCACTGGTTTCGCACTAACCTTACCTGTTTTTTCATCAACTTTTACAGTCCATTTATTTCCCTTATCATCTGTAGCTAGCTTGTTACCAGCTTCGTCAGTTTCTAGAGTATCCGGAAGCGTATAGTGGTCCGGTGAAATTCTCTTAGTATCTTGTGCTACTTTTGCCTCTGATGTTTGTTCATTTACTGGGAAGTTTACTTGAGCATCGTATTCCGGTCTGATGTAGGTTGACTCTTGGACTACAAAGTGGAACCAGTGGACATCTTTTGACCCGTTTGTGTAGGTATATTCTATAGGGATAGCTATAAAGTCACCCGCCTTGGCTGATTTTGGTGGTGTTATGGTAAAGTTTGAAATATCTCCATCCTTTAGATCAACCTTCCACTGGTCTTCTGGTGCCTTGCCTTCATTTGCCTTATTGATGAAGTCCATGATTAGCCTACCAGAAGCTTCTCCCTTATTTTCAGCCTCATTCATTTCTTCAGCAGACTTGTCAGTTTCTCCTGGATTTTCAGGTTCTACAATTCCTACTTTAAAGGGCTTGCCTGGTTTTACTGCTGATGAGGTCACCTTAGAAGTATCATCTCCATTACCATCTTCGAATCTTTGGTCATAGTATCTTGTGTCATCTAGGTTTAATTTGAAGTTACCTATGAGGTTGTAGTGGTCGTAGCGGTCTATGCCTTGCTTATCGATGGTGACATCTTTTCCATTGTGATTAATGGTAGCAGATCCTGCACCTGTTCCTACATAAGTTCCTTTTTCACCAAATTCATCTGGTGTTTCCGCTATCTTTTTAAATTCATCAGCTGTTCTTGGACGGGCAAAGAATTTAACATCTAGGTTTTGAAGAGCCTTATAGTCAGGCGTATTGAATATAGAATCTTCATTGATGACAGTCTTGCCAGATTTATCCTTCTTTAGGGCGCCTTCTGGCATCTGGATATGGATAGTTCCGTTTTTAATATAGGCACTTGCTCCCGGAACAATTTTCCCTGTAATAGGGTTATAAACTTGGCCTACTAGTCTTTCCTTAGCACTCTCATCGATATTGTCTACCTTGATTCCGGTGTCTATATCTTGGCCTTGTACAAAGACCTTTTTATCATACTTACCATTTAATTTTAATTGCTCTAGCTTATCATTTTCATTTGGCCATGGGTTGACCTTGTAGCCAAGAGCGAAACCTTGAGCTCCAAAAAATTTAACTTTTGGATTATCTTGAGTATAATTATCCTTAAAACCAAAGGAAGTAGAAGGATTGTCCTTGCTATTGATGTGCTTTAAGGTTTCTTCACTGGCCTCATAGTTCAAATTTCTTTGTGTCCTGGCAGCCGTAATTTCTGTATTTTCATCCGGCTTGTAGGTTATACCAGGAGATTCAGGTGTTAACTTATCTCCCTGACCAATCATTGGTTTTTCGCCTGTATCAACAGGTAAATTACCAGAATCAGTTACATAAACCTTAGTATAGGTTCTTTGGCCGGTCTTTTTGTCTATGGTGATTTGATAACCATATTCAGTCTTACTTGGTGATGTTGAAGATGGGTTTTTAAATTCGAATTTAAAACCATCTTTTACTTTCTTCTCATCAGTTTTATATTGAGTCTGATTTGGATCTCCTGGTTGGAGGTCTGTTTGTTTATAACGTTCAGATCCATCGTAGTCCTTTATTTTTCCTTCATCTTCACCATAGTTTGGGTCATCTGCGCTTTGATTGTGTATATCTTTTTTAGTCTCTGTTTCCCCAGCTCCTTGGGCTGTTGGTGTTCTATCTTGACCAAATTCAGGTTTTGCTTGCTCACCATTTGCATCATTTATTAATGGAGTTTGCTTTCCTTCTTCTTTTTTATCTTCTTCCTCTTGAGCTTCTTCTTTATAATCTCCCTTAGTTTCTTTATTATCTCCCGCACTTTCGCTATGGGTGTTTTCGTCTTCTTTACTTGCAGAATCTAGGTTGCCATCTTGACTTTGATTGTCATTTACAATCTCTGTTTGGGGCGTATTAGTGTCTGCATAAACAGTGTTCGAATTTCCTAATAGTCCAAATCCACCAACAATAATTGAAGCTCCAAGTAGAGCTTTCTTTATTGATTCGTTGGACAATGGTATTACGAATTTGTTTTTCTTGTGATTCATAATTATCTCCATTCCTCACTATATATTTAGTGTGTTAATTCATATATTCATACTTTCATTATACTGATATTTCATATATAATCTATTTATTTTGATAAATTATTAGGGTATTTTATAAATTTTTGACAATTTAAATATAAATCAATTATTTCCCTGTTATTCCTATGGAATTAACTCTATAACAACTTATTTACTGCAATAAAGACAATACTTTTAAATTTAATCTATTAGATATTAAGAACTTTATCCTATAGCTTTTTCTATTAATTTAAGCTATAATCAAATTATCAGGAGGGCTTATGGAGGATAAGAGGAAGCTTAAATTTATTTTTGTTGTATTTGCACTTTTACTAATACTCGGCACCCTTGGCTATATGATTCTACTTAAGGTAAGTCTTGTGGATGCCTTGTATATGACAGTTATTACCATATCGACTGTGGGTTTCGGAGAGGTCGGAACTACTAGTGAACTTTCGGAGTTATTTTCTGTACTTATGATTTTTCTGGGCGTTGGTGTTGTAGGATACGCCTTCACCACAGTTGAGGCAATGTTAGTTGAGGGGAGGCTTGTAGATTTATGGAAGGGAAGCAAGATGGATAAGAAGATTTCTGCTCTAGATGAGCATTATATAATATGTGGGTCAGGAGAGCTTGCAGATGTGATTATAGATAAATTTACCAAGGAAGGCTTAGATTTTCTTGTGATTACTGATGATAGGGCTGACCTGGATGATTACAGTCATCACGATATTTTGGTCATAGAAGGCCAAGCTACTGAGGAAGAAGTCCTCGAAAAGGCAGGCATATCAAGGGCAAGGGGGCTCATAGCTGCCCTTCCTTCAGAAGTTGATAATATTGTAACGGTCCTAACGGCAAGACACCTCAACAAGGATATCTATATTATAGCTAACTCGACCTCTAAATCAGGTAGTCAAAAATTAATGAAAGTTGGAGCAAATAAAACTATGTCTGCTATAGAAATCAGCGGCAAAAGAATTGCATCGCTTATGATTAAGCCAAATATTATCTCCTTCCTTGATGTTGTAACAAAAGTTGGAGATGTAGAGATGGACCTTGAGGAAGTGATAGTAAATAAAGGCTCTTATCTTGAAAAAAAGGACCTCATAGCCGCCCAGATTCCTAACAAAACAGGCCTCATAGTCCTTGCCATAAAGAGAAATAAAGATAAGAAAATGTTCTTCAATCCTCCAGGAAACTACATCTTTGAGACTAACGATGTGCTTATAGTTCTAGGAAGAGAAGATCAAGTAGAAAAGTTAAGACACCTAGGAGATGAAAATAAGTAAAGAAAAGAAGGCTAGCTTAAGTTGCTGCCTTCTCTTTTATTGTATAAGTTTTCCCTTGAGATTTGTAAAATATCATCAAAGCCTATTTATTTTATTTAGATCGATACTAATGTCTATAAATTCACTAAGGCTTCTAAAAACTTGAAAAATCGCCGAACGAATGGCAAAGTCTTCGTGAGTTTGAGGAAGGTCTATCATCCTAAAGTGCTTATTCAAATATTCTATCCTTTCCTTGACCTTAATCATTTCGTTCGCATCTCCGAGCTTTTCTCCTGTATCGATTATTATGTCGGAAATTAGTTTACCTTCGTCATAGGACCTTGGAATCTCCTTTAAGTCCTCATACATTTCTTTTAGAAGGTCCATCTCTATTTGCCTGTGGCTTAAGTCTCTTAGGATATCCTTGCTATTATGGATTCTGTTATCATTTTCGACAATTGCAAGGTCCATGGCCTTTCCTATATCCGCTTCTAGCTTTTTTATCTTATCTTCATATATTTCTACGTCCAGATGGTTGACTAGGGTATTGCCGAAAAAGTTTAGAATATCCTTGATGTCCCTATCTATATTATAAATCCATTCTTTAAGCTCATCCTGACTTTCTGGTGCATAGAGGTTGGTCAAGAAGGCAAAGCCTGTTCCTATAAGGACGAGGGCCAGCTCATTTTTTATTATAGAAGGGTTAATTTGTCCATAACTTAGCAAGTGGGTGACGGTTACACTTGATGGGCCAAGTCCCAGTTCGATTTTTAATAGTAGAGATAGGGGCACGAATAGGAGTAAGTAGATACCGAAGGCCCAAGTCTTATAGGAAAAGAGCTCAAAGACAAGCCCTCCTATTATAAGGGCTAGGATTGCGGAAAGACTCCTCTTGGCCCCTCCTTTAAGTGTTGCCTTTCTGGTCTCAAATATATTGAGGATGGTAATGATTGCTGCAGAAGAAGCATAGTTAAGACCCAGGAAGCTTGCCAAGGATAGGGAAAGGCTAGCAGCTAGGGCTGTTTTTATAGTAGTACTAATTATAGTTTTGTTCATGATGTCCCCTTGTAATTTATTTTTCGCCTAGATATTTAATATAGAGCTGGCAAGGATTGTTCTCATCCCACAGTCCAGGCAAACACTCTAGCTCCTTGTAGGCCATAGCCTTGTAGAAGTCATTGGTCTTATCATATTCTTCGTAGGTTCCTCTCTTTACAGTCTTTACCTGGGCATAAGAGAAAAATAAAGTCCTAGCTAAGTCCTCGAAGGCCTCGATTAATTGCTTCCCCAGGCCCAGCCTGTGGTATTTTTTCATAATACCCATTACAAAAATCTCCACACAATCCTTGCTTGTCTCTTTCATTACCAAAAATCCTACTGGCTTATCATCAAGGAAAATCGCCAAGAATCTTTTATCGAGTGATTCTTCTATATAAGTTTTCCTACTTTCACCTATCGAAAACCAATCTGTAAGGTCATCCAAGACCAAGTTTCCTATCTTTTCTTTATCTTTTTTGTCTTTTATTTCAATTAATTTACTCTTCATTTTATTCCCTAGGTCTGATTTAATTATAGACGAAAAAAATCAAATAAATTTAGTAAAGATGATTACTTAATTTATAGCTATATGAATAAGGTCTTTGATAATAGATCAAGATTTATCCTAAAGCAGACCCTTAACCATATCTCCGTGTCTAATTTCGTCATTTTTTACACTTTCTATTTCCGGAAATTTTTCTGCAACTGGACCATAGTTTTGACCAGCCTTGTATTCTCCCTCTGCTATTTTAGGATATAATCTCTTTTTGCCCAATATTTTGTAAAGCATTGGCATAATAATAGCTAATTTCTTCTTTGGCTTTAGATTTACCTGAGTGAGCTTGTGAAATACAGCTGCGTGATGGCCTTCTTCTGCAGCAAGCTTTTTAAAAGTTTCTCTGTCTTCTTTATCTTTAACAACATCTGCAAGTGCCTTATACATTAAGACTACATCCAACTCCCCTTGTTGGGATTTTAACAAAATCTTCATATCCTCTTTACTAATATGCATCAAAGCCTCCCTATTATTTCTAAAATCGATTCTCTTAACTTATGTAATTACTTCTATTATATCCTATCTTTGTAGCTTAAATCTTGATATATTTTTCTATTTTAGCTATAAAAAAAGACCCCGAAGGGCCTTAGTATGTCATTTGTTTATGTATTTGATTATTCTTGGTCGATTGCTTCTACAGGACATACTGCTGCACAAGAACCACAGTCTATACATGCGTCTGCGTCGATTTCGTAAGCTGCGTCTCCTTGAGAGATTGCTCCTACTGGACATTCACCTTCACATGATCCACATGAAATACATGTATTTTCATCTATTCTATAAGCCATAATTTTCCTCCTATTTGTTTATTTCTTATGTCTATAATATACAACATATGGAATTAAAAGTCAAGAATTTTTTATATTTATTCTGATTTTAATTGTAAAATGATAATTTATTCAAATTGATATTAATTATCATTTTTAATATTCCATTTCCTTACATGCATAAGTCTCTTCGATTTCTTCATCAGTTCCTGTAAGTTTAACCCTTACTTTGGAACATTCTCTGATGTAGTCGTTATTAAGAACCATGCCGTATCCGTCTGCTGTCTTTACCTTTTGACCTTCCTTAGGCATTTTTTTCTTGCTACACTTGTAGCATTCTTCTTCATATGACAAGCAGCACATAAGCCTTCCACACATACCAGAAATCTTGCCTGGATCTAGGGTGATGTCTTGGTCCTTGGCCATCTTTATGGATAGGGGCTTGAAGTCATTAAGAAATCTCCCGCAACAGCATTTTTGACCGCATGGGCCTAGGTGCTCAATCATCTTGGCATGATCTCTTACTCCTATTTGTCTAAGCTCAATCCTATTTCTGTAGATTGAGGCCAAGTCTTTTACTAGTGACCTAAAGTCTACCCTATTTTCAGCCTTAAAGTAGAAGGTGATTTTGCTTCTGTCAAAGGTATATTTTGCATCTATTATCTTCATCTTTAGACCATGGGCCTTGGCCTTTTCTTGGCAGAGATTAATTGCCTCTTTTGCATCTTGCTCGTTTTTAGCGTAGTAATAGAGGTCATCATTGGTAGCTTTTCTAATTACTTCCGAAAGCTTGCCCTTAGTTTCTGACTCGTCGACATCAACTAAGGCAACTTCTGCCATTTCTACTCCGTTGGATGTTTCTACTATTACCTTATCCTTATATTCAAATTCAATTCCATTTGCATCGAAATGATATATTTTACCCGCTGGTCTAAATCTTATTCCTACGACTCTCAATCAGAAATTCCCCTCTCTAAATATATTAAATATGATTTTTTCTATGCTTAGGTCATAATTAATATTTGTTCTTGCCGCATTTTGTATGTCTTCTATCAAAAATATTGCTTTTTCGATTTCGTCTATTGATACTTGCGGAAATTTTTTCAGCATATATTTTGTATTATAGTCAAGATTATCCTTATTATAATTGTAGCTTATTAGGGCCTGGTAGACTTTAAGCATTGCCTTGTAGATAGTTTGCCTGTCGTCCTTGTACTTGTTAAAGAAGTCCTTGTTTTTGTAAAATGAATCTATCTTTCCATTATAGATATGAGCCATTATAGAATACAGCTTATCCATATCTATATCAAGGTCACCTTCTTCTGCTTGTATTGGAATTATCTGACATCTTGACCTAATAGTTGCCAAGAGATTATATCTATTGGTACATGTGAAGATAATTTTTACATAATCTCTTAGCTCTTCTAAGCTCTTTAGCATGGCGTTAGACCCTTCTTGCCTTAGGTCCTGGGCGTTGTGGATTATATATATTTTAATCTTGCCGTTGTAGGGTCTAAGATAGATATCCTTTAAGACTTGTCTGATAGTTTCAATATCTATTACTCCACCTTTTTTATCAATTAGGTAAAGGTCAGGGTTGTTCTTATCATCTATCCCATAATAGCTAAAGACTTCTCGTGCAAAGTCAAGGGCAAAGACCTTGTTGGCTTCTTCGTTTTTGCCTTCAAAAATATAGGCATTGGACAGATTTTTTATGTCTATTTCCCTATTTTTAAAGCTCATAGTTGGATATATTTATCAACGTCAATCAGAAATATTGTAGCTCCTCCTACAGTTATATCTATTGGAACTGTGTTTGTTAAAAGTGAGCTTTCTGCTGTTGGATTAATTATAGTTGTTGTTGTATTTCTCTTCTTACAGTTTTTCTCTATTATGGATAATACTTCGTCTAGGTCTTCTTCTTCGACACCTATTAGAAGGGTTGTATTTCCCTTTTTGAGAAAGCCACCGGTAGTTGCAAGCTTTGTAATCCTATATCCCTTGTCTGTCAATGCGTCAACTAAAAAGTTCACATCTGCATCTTGAACTATAGCTATAAGTAGTTTCATAGTATCTCCTCCAAAGATTTATAAATTAACTCCATTACTTGATCAGTTACTTCATCGATTGATTTAGTTGCATCTACTCTTTTTATCTCGTCCTTGTATCTTTCGGTTATGTCTAGGTAAGCGTCAAAGATTTTCCTATGGAAGTCGAAGTCTTCACTTTCGAGCCTATCTGCTGAGAAGTTAGCTCTTTTTCTTACTAGAGCTGTCTTGTAGTCTATATCAAAAAATATGGTAAGGTCTGCCTTTGTATTTTCTGTTGCAAAGTCATTTATTACCTTTACCTTTTCGATGCCGAGTCCCCTACCCACTCCTTGATAGAGGAGAGAGCTTAGGACGAACCTATCACATATAACAAGCTTTCCTTTTTCAAGTGCTGGTCTTATCTTTTCTTCTATAAGCTGGGCCCTGCTTGCGGCAAATAGGAGACATTCGCACCTACTTGTCATATCCTCATTGTCATTATCTATGATAATTTCTCGAATTTTCTCAGAAATCGGTGTTCCACCGGGTTCTCTAAAGTCCAAGTATTCTATCTGATCTTTCTTAAGTCTCTTCTTTACTTCATTTATAACTGTTGTTTTTCCAGATCCATCAGGACCTTCAAATACTATTAGTTTTCCTGTCATGTTCCTATTATACCATATTAGGAAAAATTTAGCTTAGAAGATTTCCCCAAAGTTTGCAAAAAAAAAGACCGTCTGGCCTTTTTTAATCTTATTCTTCGTCTTCTGATTCACTTTCTTCAGTTTCATCAACTGTAGGAACGTCACTTGCGTCAGCTGCTTCTTCGCCTTCTTCTGGAATTTCTTCCTCATTAGGTTCTTGTAGTGAGCAGATTACTTCGTCATCCTCTTCAAGAATTGTGATTTCATCAACTTTTGCAATGTCAAGATCAGCTATTGTTCTAACATCACCGATTTGTAGATCGCTTACTTCAACATCAGCTGTTTGTGGGATGTATTTTGGTAGACATTCTACTTCAACAACGTCTATGTTTTGAACTAGTACAGATGGTTCAACTCTGATTTCATCTCTACCAACAAGTACAACTGGAACTTGTACTCTGATAGCTTCGTTTTGGTTGATTGCTTGGAAGTCAACGTGTAAAAA contains:
- a CDS encoding potassium channel family protein, which encodes MEDKRKLKFIFVVFALLLILGTLGYMILLKVSLVDALYMTVITISTVGFGEVGTTSELSELFSVLMIFLGVGVVGYAFTTVEAMLVEGRLVDLWKGSKMDKKISALDEHYIICGSGELADVIIDKFTKEGLDFLVITDDRADLDDYSHHDILVIEGQATEEEVLEKAGISRARGLIAALPSEVDNIVTVLTARHLNKDIYIIANSTSKSGSQKLMKVGANKTMSAIEISGKRIASLMIKPNIISFLDVVTKVGDVEMDLEEVIVNKGSYLEKKDLIAAQIPNKTGLIVLAIKRNKDKKMFFNPPGNYIFETNDVLIVLGREDQVEKLRHLGDENK
- a CDS encoding indolepyruvate ferredoxin oxidoreductase subunit alpha; translation: MAYRIDENTCISCGSCEGECPVGAISQGDAAYEIDADACIDCGSCAAVCPVEAIDQE
- a CDS encoding aromatic acid exporter family protein, which codes for MNKTIISTTIKTALAASLSLSLASFLGLNYASSAAIITILNIFETRKATLKGGAKRSLSAILALIIGGLVFELFSYKTWAFGIYLLLFVPLSLLLKIELGLGPSSVTVTHLLSYGQINPSIIKNELALVLIGTGFAFLTNLYAPESQDELKEWIYNIDRDIKDILNFFGNTLVNHLDVEIYEDKIKKLEADIGKAMDLAIVENDNRIHNSKDILRDLSHRQIEMDLLKEMYEDLKEIPRSYDEGKLISDIIIDTGEKLGDANEMIKVKERIEYLNKHFRMIDLPQTHEDFAIRSAIFQVFRSLSEFIDISIDLNKINRL
- a CDS encoding G5 domain-containing protein, giving the protein MNHKKNKFVIPLSNESIKKALLGASIIVGGFGLLGNSNTVYADTNTPQTEIVNDNQSQDGNLDSASKEDENTHSESAGDNKETKGDYKEEAQEEEDKKEEGKQTPLINDANGEQAKPEFGQDRTPTAQGAGETETKKDIHNQSADDPNYGEDEGKIKDYDGSERYKQTDLQPGDPNQTQYKTDEKKVKDGFKFEFKNPSSTSPSKTEYGYQITIDKKTGQRTYTKVYVTDSGNLPVDTGEKPMIGQGDKLTPESPGITYKPDENTEITAARTQRNLNYEASEETLKHINSKDNPSTSFGFKDNYTQDNPKVKFFGAQGFALGYKVNPWPNENDKLEQLKLNGKYDKKVFVQGQDIDTGIKVDNIDESAKERLVGQVYNPITGKIVPGASAYIKNGTIHIQMPEGALKKDKSGKTVINEDSIFNTPDYKALQNLDVKFFARPRTADEFKKIAETPDEFGEKGTYVGTGAGSATINHNGKDVTIDKQGIDRYDHYNLIGNFKLNLDDTRYYDQRFEDGNGDDTSKVTSSAVKPGKPFKVGIVEPENPGETDKSAEEMNEAENKGEASGRLIMDFINKANEGKAPEDQWKVDLKDGDISNFTITPPKSAKAGDFIAIPIEYTYTNGSKDVHWFHFVVQESTYIRPEYDAQVNFPVNEQTSEAKVAQDTKRISPDHYTLPDTLETDEAGNKLATDDKGNKWTVKVDEKTGKVSAKPVDPTAFDGGEKLTVPVVAHYVDEQKPREDVTEEVNAYFVIEEKANMTPRYNAKAGKEGDTLSSDVILNEEDRYNRRPGKFTLDSKTYTDDKGNTWNVSIDETTGKVTATVPNAEEGKSIDGALLNVPVTAHYYEEDAEGNKVEAGTKTTEVQFVAYGTNGKVEKTLEIPFETKVEKDPTLKKGEIKVITEGKKGSKKVTYTIKDSKIDDTKTKEEVIEKAEDRVIHVGEGVNDGTHKIEEKVEIGFETEIQFDDSLAPGETKEVQKGEAGEKKRDITLTIEDGNVTKTETGEFTETKAPTKRIIKVGRNTEGKVEHKEELPFKYKVEEVDDLKKGEYRIAKPGKVGTKTTTWTIKNSKVDGEPTVTEDPAEDALIQVGKGTNDGTHEVKEKKNIDYKTIIEYDENLDAGQQEVVKEGNPGEQERTNTLVIKDGQVTETKEGEFKTTKEATDRVVKIGTKPVTKVVEKPFNTEYVYDENLESGKTEEVTPGKNGKVTITTSYDKDQKKVVTSEKEEKGQNRVVKIGGKTNGTEKVKEEIPFEVEVRKDPSLKKGEWKYAKDDEGNELKGEKGEQERTLTIENSKVINTSEPTVTKKAKNAVILVGEGTNDGTHKIVEKKELPFETRYEYDDSLEPGEEKVVTPGSPGEQERTNTLVIKDGKVVETKEGEFKTTKKPQERLIKIGRKPSEGETTKTIEREIPYETKVIYDENLEAGFQKIENEGKPGKEEVTITQKIKDSKPVGEATETTKTITEKEDRVVRIGLKPVEKIVELGNDTEYRHNPELKAGEEKVIEEGSKGSVKYTTTFNKETGKLEVTEERVEPKNKVVEYGSKTDGEFTYESEKAYDIIIRENPNLEAGKTNVIQEGKPGKTETTVKIENSKEVDRTTKTITEKQDKIIEIGTKNVCEIPPVDSDPSKPGEKEDPSKPGEKEDPSKPGEKEDPSKPGEKEDPSKPGEKEDPSKPGEKEDPSKPGEKEDPSKPGEKEDPSKPGEKEDPSKPGEKEDPSKPGEKEEPGKPGETPEQPGKPGDPEIPGENTEKPEDPTDPKPNKPGKPNEPGNPEKPEDPKPEKPESPDKTETPDKSKNPKKDEGVRIDFASKKSEKAKEAQKDNKSNRAPKTGVSGTSGVLVSLFGAASALFATKKKKKK
- a CDS encoding DNA polymerase III subunit delta; amino-acid sequence: MSFKNREIDIKNLSNAYIFEGKNEEANKVFALDFAREVFSYYGIDDKNNPDLYLIDKKGGVIDIETIRQVLKDIYLRPYNGKIKIYIIHNAQDLRQEGSNAMLKSLEELRDYVKIIFTCTNRYNLLATIRSRCQIIPIQAEEGDLDIDMDKLYSIMAHIYNGKIDSFYKNKDFFNKYKDDRQTIYKAMLKVYQALISYNYNKDNLDYNTKYMLKKFPQVSIDEIEKAIFLIEDIQNAARTNINYDLSIEKIIFNIFREGNF
- a CDS encoding cyclic-di-AMP receptor gives rise to the protein MKLLIAIVQDADVNFLVDALTDKGYRITKLATTGGFLKKGNTTLLIGVEEEDLDEVLSIIEKNCKKRNTTTTIINPTAESSLLTNTVPIDITVGGATIFLIDVDKYIQL
- a CDS encoding PSP1 domain-containing protein, which produces MRVVGIRFRPAGKIYHFDANGIEFEYKDKVIVETSNGVEMAEVALVDVDESETKGKLSEVIRKATNDDLYYYAKNEQDAKEAINLCQEKAKAHGLKMKIIDAKYTFDRSKITFYFKAENRVDFRSLVKDLASIYRNRIELRQIGVRDHAKMIEHLGPCGQKCCCGRFLNDFKPLSIKMAKDQDITLDPGKISGMCGRLMCCLSYEEECYKCSKKKMPKEGQKVKTADGYGMVLNNDYIRECSKVRVKLTGTDEEIEETYACKEMEY
- a CDS encoding ferritin family protein: MHISKEDMKILLKSQQGELDVVLMYKALADVVKDKEDRETFKKLAAEEGHHAAVFHKLTQVNLKPKKKLAIIMPMLYKILGKKRLYPKIAEGEYKAGQNYGPVAEKFPEIESVKNDEIRHGDMVKGLL
- a CDS encoding GNAT family N-acetyltransferase — translated: MKSKLIEIKDKKDKEKIGNLVLDDLTDWFSIGESRKTYIEESLDKRFLAIFLDDKPVGFLVMKETSKDCVEIFVMGIMKKYHRLGLGKQLIEAFEDLARTLFFSYAQVKTVKRGTYEEYDKTNDFYKAMAYKELECLPGLWDENNPCQLYIKYLGEK
- a CDS encoding 50S ribosomal protein L25, with protein sequence MAELVLQAEKREATGKNKVNKLRAAELIPGVIYAKDEENINVQVTTRDFEKVLRQAGTSTIITLDFGDEKKDVLIKAYQNHPFKNQFLHVDFQAINQNEAIRVQVPVVLVGRDEIRVEPSVLVQNIDVVEVECLPKYIPQTADVEVSDLQIGDVRTIADLDIAKVDEITILEEDDEVICSLQEPNEEEIPEEGEEAADASDVPTVDETEESESEDEE
- the tmk gene encoding dTMP kinase produces the protein MTGKLIVFEGPDGSGKTTVINEVKKRLKKDQIEYLDFREPGGTPISEKIREIIIDNDNEDMTSRCECLLFAASRAQLIEEKIRPALEKGKLVICDRFVLSSLLYQGVGRGLGIEKVKVINDFATENTKADLTIFFDIDYKTALVRKRANFSADRLESEDFDFHRKIFDAYLDITERYKDEIKRVDATKSIDEVTDQVMELIYKSLEEIL